The Pseudomonas fluorescens genome segment CGACCTTGCTCGAGCGCGACTTCAACTTTCCGGCCTTCTCGGAACTGGTGGCCGAGTTGCAGACCATTCGCCGCTTGCAGAATCAGGGAGGCCAACGTGGATAACCTTGAGCAGCAACAACTGGCGCTGACTCGCTACTTGCGCGATCCCGAGAACGAGACGCCCCCGGCCGACATGAATGCGGCGCGGGTCAACGTCTATCGCGATCTGGTGTTCAACAATGTCTCGCAACTGTTGGGCGGGACGTTTCCGGTGCTGATCCGGATCATCGGTCAGGAGCGCTGGCGCACATTGATTCGCGGCTTCCTGCGGGACTACCGGGCTCAGACGCCGAAATTCGGTGAGATCGCCGAGGCGTTTGTCGATTACCTCGCCTCGGAACCCGCAGTGTTGAGCATGGGCGAGTGGCCGGCATTTCTGGTGGAGCTGGCGCATTACGAATGGGTGGAAATGGTGTTGCAGCAGTCCGATGCCCAGCCGCTGCCGGCAAGTGATCCCGCGCTGCTGCTGGAGCGGCCACTGCAGGTTTCGGCGCTGGCGTGGCCATTGGCGTACGCATGGCCGGTACAGATGCTCGGGCCGGATCATCAGCCGTCTGCGCCACCGGCCCAGCCGACGTTGTTGCTGGTGCGGCGCACAATGGATTTCAGTGTGAAGTTTTCCGAGCTGAGCCCGTTGGCGTGGCGGTTGTTGCAGCGAATTGGCGAGTTCCCTGCGCTGAACGGTCGTGAACAACTGGAAGGGTTGGCGATGGAAGCGGGGATGCCAGTAACAGCATCGTTCATGGACAGTGGTCTGGCGTTGTTGCAGCAGATGCATGAGGACGGTGTGTTAGGCATTACCTGATTTCGCAAACACCGCAAATCCTGTGGGAGCGGGCAAGCCCGCTCCCACAGGGAATTATGTTTGACTCAGGAATGCATGGGCAGCTTCAGTTCAGCACACAACCCGCCACCGTCACGATTGCTCAGATTCAGCGAACCCCCCAGCGCCATCGCCAGTTGCTGGGCAATCGCCAGGCCCAGTCCCGTACCGCCGGTGCTGCGGTTGCGCGAGTTTTCCACGCGGTAGAACGGCTCCATCACCTGCGCCAGTTCCTCTTCGGCGATGCCCGGTCCGCGATCCATGACTTTGATCGAGAGGCCGTTGCTTTGGCGTTCGACCAATAGTTCGGCAGCACCGGCAAATTTCAGCGCGTTGTCGGTCAGGTTGACCAACACCCGGCGCAAGGCATGAGGTCGGGTGTCGATGACCGCTTCGCTCTTGCCGCTCAACTGCACCTCCTTGCCCATGTCCTGATAATCGAACACCAGGCTGTCGAGGAACGAATCGAGGTTGGTGCGGCGGCTTTCCTCGGTCGCGCCGTGGATGCTGCGCGCGTAGGCCACGCCTTCACGCACCAGATGCTCCATCTCGCCGAGGTCGTTCCACAGCTTGTCCTTTTCCGTCGAATCGTCCATGAACTCCGCGCGCAGTTTCATCCGTGTGATCGGGGTTTGCAGGTCATGGGAAATCGCTGCCAGCAATTGCATGCGTTCTTTAAGGTACGCGGCGATCCGCGCCTGCATGGTGTTGAACGCACGGGCGGCGTAGGCCACTTCGCTCGGACCCTTTTCGTCCAGATTGATCGGGTGAGCATTAGGGTCAAGGGTTTCCACTGCGTTGGCCAGACGGGTCAGGGGACGGATGGCGATGCGTACCGCCAGCCAGGTGCAGGCAATCATCAGCGCCAGTTGCCCCAGCAGCACCACCGGCAGCCACGGCGACAGCGGCACCATCGACGGGCGAACGTCGATGGTCACCGGGCTGCCGTCGCTCAGGCGCAGGTGGC includes the following:
- a CDS encoding ATP-binding protein; this encodes MTFSLHWPRTLASRLSLIFLIGLLLAQALSFGAQYYERYESAKNTMLGNLETDVSTSIAILDRLPAEERPMWLERLARNNYGYLLSEGEPGTPIGAGEVPIAVTSITDAIGEKYPLTFTDIPGPKKHFQGHLRLSDGSPVTIDVRPSMVPLSPWLPVVLLGQLALMIACTWLAVRIAIRPLTRLANAVETLDPNAHPINLDEKGPSEVAYAARAFNTMQARIAAYLKERMQLLAAISHDLQTPITRMKLRAEFMDDSTEKDKLWNDLGEMEHLVREGVAYARSIHGATEESRRTNLDSFLDSLVFDYQDMGKEVQLSGKSEAVIDTRPHALRRVLVNLTDNALKFAGAAELLVERQSNGLSIKVMDRGPGIAEEELAQVMEPFYRVENSRNRSTGGTGLGLAIAQQLAMALGGSLNLSNRDGGGLCAELKLPMHS
- a CDS encoding HvfC family RiPP maturation protein, with the translated sequence MDNLEQQQLALTRYLRDPENETPPADMNAARVNVYRDLVFNNVSQLLGGTFPVLIRIIGQERWRTLIRGFLRDYRAQTPKFGEIAEAFVDYLASEPAVLSMGEWPAFLVELAHYEWVEMVLQQSDAQPLPASDPALLLERPLQVSALAWPLAYAWPVQMLGPDHQPSAPPAQPTLLLVRRTMDFSVKFSELSPLAWRLLQRIGEFPALNGREQLEGLAMEAGMPVTASFMDSGLALLQQMHEDGVLGIT